The Eublepharis macularius isolate TG4126 chromosome 15, MPM_Emac_v1.0, whole genome shotgun sequence genomic interval tccctcccctccccaaacccctccctccccaaactccacctccaAACATCCAGGAATTTTGCAGCCTGGAGTCGACAATCCTACCTAGATGCCATGGGCAGGTCATGAGATGGTGGTGATCATGTAATGGtgctgggggggggtggcaatTACTTACCCCAGAGCACACTAAGCCCATGCATGCTCTCGcatcaccagaaaatgacatcatttctggcctGATATGGAAGTGAAGGGTCACTCTGGGGGCGCACTATGTTGGGCGCCAAATTTTAGCAAAGCCCCTGGCATGACCTGGCGCTTCcatgtcatgccagaaatgatgtcattttctggcgaCACAGGAGAATGCGCACCTATTTTGTCCACTTGCCTCCCACGTGGTTGGTTAGTTCCCTGTGCCCTTCCCCCTTTGCTGGCCAGGCGAGTAGTGGTGGGGACTAGCAGCGTTGGAAGGCAAGGGGTCCCCTGCTTCCTGCAGTGGACTGACAGCCCTAACTGGCACGGGTATTCACAGGTTTACCTGTGCATGTGGAAGCCTTGCCTGTTGCCCTCTTTTCTGGCATTTTGCTTTTGCCGGATTGCTGCCCCATCTCTGGATCTCTTCCTGGTTCTGCGCTATCCTCTTCCCTTTTCCGACTCTTTCCCATACACCCCTGCTCAAACCTCCCAGAAAGAGTTTTGGAAAATGTCCTGGCCCCATCCcacctccgctgccacagagctGCTGCCCTCCTATCCTTGCCTTTTTAAttgcctttcttcccactggATCTGAGTCCCGCATGGAGTGATGGATGCCTCAGATGTATTCCTACCCAGTTGTTGCCAATACCTACAAGAAAAATGATTACGCTCTTCCTTGTTTTCAGACATGTGTGCCAACATTATTCAGCAgcagaaataaatacataatccATGTGGGGAAACCCAAGGAAGCTGAACTTACTTTTCCATTACTCTAATGATCCCGTaacacaaatattaaagagagagagagatcaatatTTCCATCCCATGATTTAATTTTTAATCATAGGTGCGGTTAAAGCACTTTGCTGTTTTACACCTCATTTAGTTTTATATGACTGTTATATAAGGTGTGCACAGCTTCCCTTAAAGTCAGGCTTGCCATCCAAATTAATTAAACACTCGTTGATCTGTTATATCAGAATTACTTAGACAGTTAGTTTAGAAATAGATCTTAGGAAAAATCTGCATGCACATTGGTGTGTGAGAGAAGTATCAGGTAAAAAAAAGAGGCCAGCATGAAGTTTAGGAGTacccataagcagggctttttttctgggaaaagaggtggtggaactcagtgggttgccctcagagaaaatggtcacatggctggtggccccgccccctgatctccagacagaggggagttgagattgccctctgcaccgctcggcAGCAcgcagggcaatctcaactcctctctgtctggagatcagggggcggggccaccagccatgtgaccattttcaagaggttccggaactctgttccaccccattccagctgaaaaaaagccctgcccgtaAGCTATAGGTaatctatttcatttttaaaaaacagattattGTCAGAGGGCTGTCAAGGGATGTTGACGTAGTGCTCAGTTTCTAAAAAGAGAGCTGCAAGACACTTCCATCATGAAAATAAGCCCTTCTTCATAATTTAAGTGTCTATGAACAGATTTCAATTGCTTAGCAATGAGGGAAAGGTCACTCTGTACATGTTCGGGAGCATCTTTATTCTGTATTTCCTCATGACTTTTTCATTGAAAAAAGAAGCATGGCCCGAAGGTCATAGGTTAAATGGGCTAAAGCGCTTTTTTTAAAACTGCGTTTTTAGCGTCACATCTTCAGTGTTTGAGAGCCCTGGTTCCCCTGCCCCCAGGATTGGGGAAAGGCAACTATTTCTGCCTGAGGcccaggagagctgctgctgatCAGAGATGACTGGCCTAGCTGGACTTCCAGACAGAGAGTGTGATAAGGCAGTCTAACAtatgctgagagccaagctacaagtgacgcctgacacaggttggacacttgtcagcttacctcaagttttgataggaaatgtaggcgtcgTGGGCttacagcttggatctccatttcattgaagtttacagaccccctcccccccccacacacacccagcggaggggaaggggggcgcccagtgAGAGCCCAATgcttgcactcccctcccgaccgcatgttctccctcccatagactgctgctctgtaaacttcaattaaatggagagccaagctgcaagaccaggatgcctacattttccattaaaacttgagggaagctgacaagtgtccaacctgtgtcaggcatcacttgtagcttggctctgagagtgtaAGGTCGGGTCTAAGCCCACAACCCTGGGTAGGGGGAAAAGTaactggggttggggggggggaggcagggagtaGAGGAAGTCTCAACCACCCTTTCCCCACGACGTCTCTATTCCAAACCAGCCCCTCATCTCACAGCTTTGCAGCTGTTGAGCAAATACTTGTGTTCTCGCAGCTTCTTGGGGAATTGGACCAGCATTCCTACGAGCATCTCCATCACTTGGCAATATCAAATCATAACTTGCCTGTGTGAGTAGACCGTCCCCAATATGCCACCGTAGATGGCGTACAATGTTTTGTGGTGGATGTAGTACCACACATTCATATGCAGTCATCAAGTGTAGAGGATTCAAGCACTGTGAAACCAAGCGCTGTCTCCTTAAGGGGTGTTAGGACAGCCACTGTTGGATCCTGTACGTTTTATGCCGCTGCCCCTGATTTGTGACATGGGTTTTAGGATGATGTCGGGAAAGACATTTTAAGGTAccaaacatgaaaaaaaaatcactgctgaGAAGGTATACGGACTTGAGAACCCTATCTCAAAGCCAAACGAGACATGACAGCATCTTCATAGCTGCCACAGTGTCatttaaaagtaattttaaaatgccagaaggggCTGATTCTGATTGGGCCCCCACTGTGGCGGACTGAGGCGCTCTCCCCTTGCCCCCTGGTTGTGTTGGCACTTGATAAGgcacaggtggtggtggggaacagtATAAAATGGTGGTGGCGTCCTGGGAGCCACAAGGATGCCATCACGTCTTGTTTGGCTTTCAGAAATAGTGTTTGGGTGTGTGATATGAGAGTCTAcaatgggaagggtgggaatCAATGAAAACCACTATCCCTGCGGCTGATGGAAAATGGCTTTTGGAAACAACCTACTAGccatgttctcccctcctctctcaaTGGAAAATACCAAAGATGGGTTTAATGGTTATTTACTCTTCTCAGAGAAATATAGCTTGGTCAGGAGGGGATAGGCAAGAAGTTTCTAAAAAAGGAATTCTTAGCAGCTCACGAGAACCACAACCCCCAGGATTCTGTCGAGTTAGCATTGACTGTTATAAAACTGGTATCACGTTTGTAGCAGAGATAGTCCTCCTGCTACAGGAAACATAGCCGGCATATTTCCTGTTGTAACTGACACCTGTCAGTTGGTGTAGAAGAAGAAATGGAAGTATAAACAGTTAACAACGACTACCATTCACATTCTGGGATAATTGTGATCTAACGAGGCCCTTTATGCAAGTCCAAGAGCTTCTATGCTCACCGttggttttctttttctgaagAGCTGCTTTTGACATTCTTGACCCAGTACAAAGTTCCACATTGCAAAGGGCGTTTGTGTTCCCACCTCACTCCATCCCATGTCTTATGATCAAGAGTGTTCTGGGAGTTCTGCCCTCAGAACTTAATGTTCAGGTACATGAGGGACCAGTTCAGATTGTGTGCGGAAGGGAGGCTTAAGCCTTTTTCTCAATCAGAACTGGCCCTGGGGAGCTGTTATTTGCTCTGCGGTGGGGTCCATGTGTATAGATAGCCTACAAGTGTAAGTgtccccaacagggcaaatagtgATTCACCAAGACCATTTCGGTTTGTGATAAAGGCACAAGGGAGAAGGCCCTTACTTTCCATGCACCATGGTACCAATCAAAATTGGGCCCATGGGGCCTCCTCCCCCAGGTTATGTTCCAAACACAGAACTCTTGAAGTATGTCAAGTCAACAGGACCCAGGGTGGACATTAAGACTTTGTAGCATGTAAAGTGGCCTGAATTTCAGACATCTATGTggtaaaagggggtggggtgggatctGCCTGCACATATTACTATATCATGGCTGTGTTCAATTATGTCAAAGAGGTACCTGTGGCATCACCATATTTACATATATCTGCATTTCTTATTGCCTTTACCTTCCTTGAATTATAAGGCTGTTTACCGATACAATTATTCATATTTAGCTTCATAGCAATTAATATTTAGAAATTCTGAAAGTCCACACCATTCTTGAGAACAATATTATCATTCAACATATTTATATAAAACTACATGTACATTATCATAACTTTGTTTAAATACTATTATATAAACTTCGTTTTCCAAAAGACAATCATATACATTTTGGTTGGTTGAACCTGCTATTTGGTAAAAAGACCCGCGGGTGCCTTCGACTTGAGTGCCTTGGTGGCATAAACAGAATCCCAGGGCAAGTCATTTATTGATTTGTCTTGGTGACACTGCGGATCAGGTCCCATCCACTGTCTTGTATTCACTTAGAGATATTCCTTAGCCCTTTCCACTATCACAGCTCATCATCATCGAAAAGGGCATTGTGATAGTCTGTATCGACATATAAGAGGAACCCTGAAAATAAACTGTCTGCCCACGTTGGATCAGCAAAAAGGCCGTTTTGATCCGTGTAGAAAATCTCAAGCCATACTTCATCCTCTGGCTCAAGATACATCACTGTCGACCCAGAAGCTACATCATGGTTTCCTGTGTTCGCATCGAACGTCTTTATTCGGAACTTCCCGTTATGAACCAAGCCTATGGCAAGATGTTTATTTGCCAAGGTGATGTCATAAGAGAAGTAATAGATCCCTGGAATGGCACATGTGAACTTTCCATTTGAAGGGTTGTAATGGCCTCCTTCGTTGAAGAGGACTTTATTGAAGATGATCGGTAATCGTTCCTCGGGGTAACTTGTGGTGATCCCGACAGAAAAGGCAGATTTCAGGACTATTTTCCCACACTTACATACACCTGGCAAACCAGGCTCCCCTCGATCTCCTCTATCACCTTTTGGGCCTGCTGGACCAACGGAACCCACATCACCTTTAGCACCTCCCAGTCCTGGAGGGCCTTTTTTACCGGTCTCCCCTTGGTTTCCTTTCTCTCCAGGTTGTCCAACGGGGCCCGTCTTTCCTCTTATACCTTGAAGAAAATTGAAAGTAGTTTAGTATCGCAGTCTCCAGCAAGCAATTCTCTTTCCATCAAAGGGTCAGATTGATTCGAATTCGGATCAGGGCCTTTTGAACGGAGGCCCTATAAAATTGGCAACGTTCTGAGACCTGAGCTTTGTAGGCCATGTACGGACAATGCATGCATTTTTTCTTAAATTTGCGTTTAAAATGATAGGGATCGCTATAGGATAGAAGCCTCCATGAGGTGCCTGGCAGGTACCAGTGAGGGAGGTAAGGTTGCTAGGTCTCCTTAGCAatcaacgtgtgtgtgtgtgtgtgtgtgtccagtaCTTACCAGTGTTGCGCACATGCTTTTGTctgaggcacaatgatgtcacttctggaagtgatgtcattgcgtggcctgtgggagtgctcccacgctttgtgTGGGGCCTGTTTGGAGCTCAAATCGGCCTGgcatgaagcgcaggagcactcctgcagccagcatgataatgttacttccagaagtgatgtcattgctcctgGACAGAAGCAAACACACCACAtgtttgcccaggttgcctgccagcagTGGGTGATAGCTTGGAAGCTTGCCACCTGCTCATCACCACTGGGCACCTGGGAATGCTCGAGGGAGGAAGCAAGGGCTTGTGGGTCCATTAAGAATTTGAAATCCAAATGGGAGTCCCCAGCTTATTCTaccatataaaaggcaagccatattggcaacgACTCGCTTTTTATCCTTGCGCAAGCGCACTCTGGCCTCGAGGCCACTGCGAAGTGCCCACTTGCTGCCGGGAAGGGGCACACTGAatcaacagcctaagcactcTTCCCTGTGACTCCCCTCAatgccctcccactctggcctccaggctgccgtgaagcacctgcttgccactCAGAGGAGTTCTCAGGCATCAGTTCACCGGGCCCCCACGTGGTGGCAAGCGGGTGCTTTGCGGTGGCCCCCAGGCCAGAGTGGCAGAAAGAAGAGCAGAATACCAATTAATCTTCACACAGGTGCATTACTAGGAGAGGGCCCGCTGAATCGATGGCCTACGCACTCCTCCCCGTGCCTCACCTGAGGGTTGCTGAGGAGAAGGGGGAAGCCCCGGTGGTGCTGGATGCCTGTCTGTGGTTGCCTGGGAGAGGTCCCTGCTGGATCGTGGTGTCACGGGCCAGTCTGtgctcagtgaaagtgaggactcctcaggaggagaggagcctcgtgtagccagccctgactcagcccaagccggtgatcaggaagaacagctgctggctaatcagagtccacagccagcagctgaggtagagccaccagcaccctccagctcctacaccagaggtgaagcccagccagggacgtccaataccacagggggaacccagccaggggcttctacCCCCCAAGGTTTGCCCACACCCAAAGAACGCCACAGacgaaggcagagagtggagctgcaggagagaaggcgcAGTGCTTGCCTCCTGGGACAACGCCAGCTGCTTATGGAAAGCGATGAGGAGTAGCATCAGGGTAGAGCCCAAGCAGTTGGctgcaaaccacgcctggctataaaagccagcctAGAGAAACCGCTAGGCATGGAAGCAATGAGTTGAAGTCCTGCTACTGCTGTGGCCACGgccttgaaccttgccttgctcctgtagccTTTGGACCGTGCTCTGTCTCTGCTTGCATCTGGACCTGACTTTACTGGTACTGGCTTACGGACCCCCTGACTTGGCTCTCGAACTTTGGACTCATGCTCTGACCCTGGCCTGGCCTTTGACTACTCTGCTGGGGCTAGCCCAGCACCCAACATGTGTGGAGCTTATTCTCCCTGCCCTAAAGAAGCCTGGCTGCAAACCTGAAGGCAGTTTCCTCGGAGTAagcttttatgaaaatgttttatgaaaaaatttaaaaaatgaccaacaacagttttctatttttttccactgctctctcggagctctctcagccccactcagggtgattgtcgtgaggataacaacacattttgcaaACCTCTGAGCGGGCCTTAAGTTGTCCGGAAAGGTGGCTTATAAagcaaatgatgttgttgttgttaaggggtTGAAGGGGACAGGTCAGGAAGACTGTTCGTTTTGAGGCCAAACGTTTCTTTCAAGGATCTTGGACACAGTGTTCTAATGAAGTAGAAAGTAAAGCATGGGAAGGGGATGTTGGGGTGTAGAAAAGAGGTGTAGGGCTGTGGTGTTAGAaattgagagacccaggttcaaaaccaaGGCCTTGGATCTGTTGCGCTCTcttagccaaacctacctcatacAGTTGaacagagaataaaatggagaagaatccTTTATGGAGCCCTGAGCTCTTAGATAAAGGGTGGGGCAAACATGGGAAAGAAATGTGAAGATAATGAACTGACAGGagaataagagtctctctacgcaagacatctgacatgtgaaggacACGTTAGCCGGGATTAAattttagtttaaaaagacagagccggaggcagggcaaaggctttgctgtacactggagctgtatgaaggggctgtaaaatgccaGCGGGGAAACTTCAGtgcattataacttctccaggtccaagcccagctctgggaggcagctccggcccatttccattccttgctgccctgtggttgcgatcccacacagttttagcctggagaggtgaaattgactgaacctttggggaggcaaagatgaaattaacaaaccctctgaggagagatcttctttgcctctgtctttttaaactacacttcccggctaacatgtctctccctacacttgaggaacatGCACTggggtgtctcatgtagagagactctaggtaGCTATACAAGTCAGGAGTCAGAGCATACTGGGGCGTTTCTTGGGAGATGCCCTAATGAGAAGCAGTAgaataaacaataacaaaacaacaGAAGAAACATAACGAAAGTGCTGAAGGGTCAGATAAATGGTTCctgtgctcccctcccccatccctggACATTGCCAAGGCTGTACACAATATGGATTTAGTCTTGCAGGCTTGTAATGGTTGCAACCCATTTGCTGACTGAAGAAGTTCAATGCAACGAAGTTGAACCAaagcaatgaaaaaaaatcaagatattTCTAACAAAATTAAACACACAGTAAGATGAAATTTAGTGAAATGTAGTTAAAACATTTGCTCCATTTGTCTgtgtcccctccccacactgtaccccttcttttcattttctctccttcacaCCCACCCTCCAACCTATCTTTTCtctgtccccatcttcagctaaatGTATCacttatttactacatttatatttcatctttctccacaatgagcccccaaagcagcttacatcactccTCCTTTGCATTTTAgccccataacaaccctgtgagataggttaggctggcaTGTATAACTAGTCCAAAgatactcagtgagcttccatggcagagtggtgatttgaacctgggtctctcaaatcccaatcttttttttttttttaagatttcagatttttctgcaaacccagggtttttctcaggtttgtaaaaCTATCTGTCTTGagttccagatttaagtatccatagatggggccatgttgagaattagatatattgaaaaTATGCTGTAGTACGTGGAAGTGCTCAAAGTGTTTCATAGACAACattgttgccagggctttttttctggggaaagaggtggtggaactcagtgggttgccctcggagaaaatggtcacttggctggtggccccgccccctgatctccagacagaggggagtttagattgccctccacaccatgccacagagggcaatctcaactcccgtctgtctggagatcaggaggcggggccaccagccatgtgaccattttccagaggttccggaactctgttccaccgcattcctgctgaaaaaaaagccctgattgttgcCATCATTATTACAATGACCCTTTAAGGATGGCTGGTATGATGCTAATATCGCAGTGAAGTCCTGAGACAGAGACAATGTGCTTGTCTTGCCTGGTGAGGTTTGAACTAGCTCTTTCCAGACCTGTAGCTCCATCTCTTGACTGCTGTATTATGGCAACTGCAGAACTCCCAGTACAGTTCTCCATGGCCCACAGATCAGAGATCTGAAAGGTGTAATTTGGCAACAAATGTCCTGTGTTTTTTGTGTGTCtgcttttaaaaggaaagaaCATTCAGTACCTGCATTTCCTTTCTCACCCTTTTCTCCTTTCCGGCCGTCTCTCCCATCCCGTCCTGGGATCCCAATTCGGCCATGCGGTCCAGGTGGTCCACTAGCTCCAGTAGGACCTGCAGGGCCTGGCAATCCAGGTATGCTACAAATGTACTTTGAGGAATAATTTTCTCCTTTAAATTGGCTGTGGAGAGGTTGTCCACTTGTATAGAAGGCAAAGCTTGTAACATACAACAGCACAAACATCCTAGAAACTGGAGAAAAACAATAAGGATATGTAAACAATAAATTAATTATTAAAGCTTTATAATTAGATTGTAAATTTGATTGCGACAAGCAGGAGAGGGAATGGGAGGTGGGGACATGGGAGGGGTGGCCAATAGCAATggcgtgatatcacttctgggaaaacctttctaggaattgccagaaactgtaTGGCAGTTTacaatagagtttctggcaatttctagagtgGCATGGTGTCAgatttgggccgtttccacactactcaccttcatctgaaacgctgcggaacgtcatgaaaaaaagtggaagatagcgtcttctcgcacgagttttgcacaatgttgtgcagaactcgcacgagaagacgctatcttctgcgatttttttgcaatgttccacagcgttctggatgaaggtgagtagcgtggaaacggcctctggttttccctgaaagtgatgttacACCATAGGCACAGTGTTAAGTGATTCAGCTacaaaccagcactctgctggttcgaatcccactactgccatgagctcagtaggtggccttgggtgagccactcctctcagccccacctccccagctgggataataataacactaacttgttcactgctctgagtggggtactaatctgtctaaaaagCAGTATAGTGCTAGTACTATTTTTCTCCCTCCACGACTCACAGTGGCAGAGGGAAATGTGAGCTGAGGGTAGAGGATCCACTAAAAATCGTTATACACAAAACTTTTATATTACTGGAGATAACTGTAACTTGAATGCAAATATAAAAcaaccctctttttaaaaatagcatactAGGGAAAAAAACTCTAGACTTGCATTTGAGTAATTTGTCAAAGTGCCTCCATTCATATGTCACAACTAATTGGATTTTGTTGAAGACCTTCCATCTAAGCCTACTGCATGCAGGGAGGCGGGCTGGAGTATGTAAACGCAACAATTAACCAAGTCCATGCCCATTATGAACAAGCTGCTTGGCTGTGCTGTTTAGAAGTGAAAGCTGTTCTCCATCCAGATCTCTCTCGTGCCAGGGAACGTTTATTCGAGGGGTTGGGGGAGGCAGTTTCATTTCCACATGGCTCTCTGCAATGACTAGTACCAGTAAATAAAATTCGTACAGGCCAATACAGAAAGATAGATACTTCTTGTACCATCACAGGCATCAATGATGCAGATTCCAGGTAGCATGCTACCTGCAGAACCTGGGATGGGGTGAGGGGGGGTGGTTCTGCTCAGTGGGGCAGCTGCTGTAGGCATTTGCTGCCCTTGGTCGTTGAACCCTTATGCAACCCAAACAGCAGCAGCCTGGTAGCTGCCCACATTCCTGCCCTGCAATGATTCTTCCCTGCCAGCAGGGGCACTGTGGTTCCAAGCATGGCTACCTCAGAGTTGCAGCAGCTAGGTCTGATGGCCTTTCAGGCTCCTCCTGGCAACTCAGGTGCATGGCCCATTCAGGATCCGAGCTCCAGGGCAAACTAGCAGTAGATAGTTTGGGCAGTAAGAGGGAAGGACACAGCTTCCTATGAAAAACCAAGGTCTGTTGTTCCCTGGAAGCACCACACTCATCATTTGTTTCCAGCCAACAACTGCCATGCCAAATTTTGGGAGCCTTTCTAGATCAGTTTCCTCATGGACTAGGCAGGAATACAGCTTTCTGAAGCCTCCAATGAAGTCGTCGTCTTGTGTACTCACAAGCCAAGGTCAAAAGAGCCATTTAAGGAATTCCATGAGCTCGAGGAAGCCAtactatttcatttttattttagacTTGCTATTCTTAAACATCCCCTCTCTCACTACATGGAAATCAAAACCTCTTTTGAAATGAAACGGTGTTGGCAAAGCAGTTTTGCATTATGTGTTCTGAGCGCCCGCTGTTTAAAGAACAACCAG includes:
- the C1QTNF7 gene encoding complement C1q tumor necrosis factor-related protein 7, which encodes MPETEPRAISLQSVASTIDHQVIWQPVSLVSRMFVLLYVTSFAFYTSGQPLHSQFKGENYSSKYICSIPGLPGPAGPTGASGPPGPHGRIGIPGRDGRDGRKGEKGEKGNAGIRGKTGPVGQPGEKGNQGETGKKGPPGLGGAKGDVGSVGPAGPKGDRGDRGEPGLPGVCKCGKIVLKSAFSVGITTSYPEERLPIIFNKVLFNEGGHYNPSNGKFTCAIPGIYYFSYDITLANKHLAIGLVHNGKFRIKTFDANTGNHDVASGSTVMYLEPEDEVWLEIFYTDQNGLFADPTWADSLFSGFLLYVDTDYHNALFDDDEL